The following is a genomic window from Geminicoccus roseus DSM 18922.
AGGTGCGCGAGCGCGCCTACGCGATGCCGCTGACCAGCCCGGCCTTCCCGCTGGGGCCCTATCGCTTCTACCATCGCGAATACCTGATCATCACCTACCGGACCGACCCGGACAAGCTGCGCGCCCTGGTGCCCGAGCCGCTCCAGGTCGACGAGCCGCTGGTGAAGTTCGAGTTCATCCGCATGGCCGATTCCACCGGCTTTGGCGACTATACCGAGAGCGGCCAGGTCATCCCGGTGAGCTTCCAGGGACGCAAGGGCGGCTACACCCATTGCATGTTCCTGGACGACCATCCGCCGATCGCCGGCGGCCGGGAGTTGTGGGGCTTTCCCAAGAAGCTGGCGAAGCCGACCCTGCGCGCCGATGTCGACACGATGCTGGGCACGCTCGACTACGGGTCGGTGCGGATCGCCACCGGCACCATGGGCTACAAGCACAAGGTCGCCGATGCCGAGAAGGTGAAGGCGTCGATGTTGACGCCCACCTGGCTGATCAAGATCATCCCGCATGTCGACGGCACCGCCCGGATCTGCGAGCTGGTCGAGTACTACCTGGAAGACGTCGACCTGCACGGGGCCTGGACCGGCCCGGCCTCCCTGACCCTGGCCTCGCACGCCCTGGCGCCGGTGGCGGAACTGCCGGTGCTGGAGATCGTGTCCGCCAGCCATATCATCGCCGACCTGACGCTGGGCATGGGCAAGGTCGTCCACGACTACCTGGCCTGATCGGGTCGTTTTCGCTTTTGATGGAGTAGATCTATGCGCCTGCAAGACAAGGTCGCCGTCGTCACCGGGGCCGCGAGCGGCATCGGCAAGGAGATCGCCAGGGTCTATGCCCGCGAGGGCGCCAAGGTGGTGATCGCCGACCTCAACGCCGAGGCGGCGATGGCCACGGCCAGGGAACTGGACCCGTCCGGCGACCGCTCCCTGGGCGTCGCCATGGACGTCACCAACGAGTCCCAGGTCGATGCCGGGATGCAGCAGGTGATCGACCGGTTCGGCGCGCTGGACGTGCTGGTCAGCAATGCCGGCATCCAGATCGTGGCGCCGGTGGTGGAGTTCGAGTTCGCCAAGTGGCAGAAGATGCTGGCGATCCACCTGGACGGCGCCTTCCTGACCACGCGCGCGGCCCTGCGCCAGATGTACAAGCAGAAGAGCGGCAGCGTGATCTACATGGGCTCGGTGCACTCCAAGGAGGCATCCGTGCTCAAGGCGCCCTACGTGACCGCCAAGCACGGCCTGATCGGCCTGTCCAAGGTGGTCGCCAAGGAAGGCGCCGCGCATGGCGTGCGCTCCAACGTGATCTGCCCGGGCTTCGTGCGCACGCCGCTGGTCGACAAGCAGATCCCCGAGCAGGCCAAGGAACTCGGCATCTCGGAGGAGGACGTGATCAGGAAGGTGATGCTGAAGGAGACGGTGGACGGCGAGTTCACCACGGTGGAGGACGTGGCCAACACCGCCCTGTTCCTGGCTTCCTTCGAATCGAATGCGCTGACCGGCCAGTCGATCGTGGTCAGCCATGGCTGGTTCATGAACTGAGCGACCGGGCGGCGCCCGCCGCTGGCCTGGCGCGGCGCCGACCCTTCCCTCACCCCGGATGCTGCATCGCCGCCACCAGATGGTCGGCCAGCAGCGCCGCGGCGCGGGGAAGGTTGGGTGCGCGGTGCAGCCGGGTCTCCAGGCCCGGCAGGGCGGGCATTCCCTCCGCCTCGCCCAGCCGCCGCAGCCGATCCGGGAAGGTGGCGGCCTTCACCACCGTCACCGCCAGCCCCTGGGCGGCCACCGCCTCGACCGCTGCCAGGCTGTGGCTCACAAAGGCGATCCGCCAGGGCCGCCCCTCGCGGTCCAGCGCCTCGGTGGCATAGCGGCGCAGGAGGCAGCCGCCCGGATAAAGCGCCAGCGGCACCGGGTCCTGCCGCTCGGTCTCGTGGCCCAGGCCGGTGGCCCAGACCGCCTGCTCGCGACGCACGAACTGGCCGGCGGCCTGCCCCTCCGGATGCAGGGCCAGGACCAGGTCGAAGGCGCTGCCGAGCCGGTCCGGCATGGTGGCGGTCAGGCCGGTTTCCATCTCCAGGCGGATATGCGGGTAGTCGCCGGCGAACCCGGCCAGGATCGCCGGCAGCACCAGAGTGCCATGGTCGTCCATCACCCCCAGCCGGACCAGTCCCTCGACCTTGTGGGCGCGCAGCCGCCCCACCGCCTCCTCGCCCAGCACCAGGATCCGCCGGGCATAGCCCAGCAGCCTCTCGCCGGCGGGGCTGAGCTCGACCTGCACGGTGGTGCGGTGGAACAGATCCACCTCCAGCCGCTCCTCCAGCCGCCGGATCTGCATGCTCACTGCGGACTGGGTGCGGTGCAGCGCCAGCGCCGCGCGGGTGAACGAGCGCTGTTCGGCCACCGCCACGAACGCCTTGAGCAGGTCGGGATCCAGGTCGGGCATGGTCATGGGCGATCGTGATGAGCCTCATCAGCTCAATGCCATTCCCTGATGAGTACCGGTCTGGCTATGCAGCAGGCAAGGAACCATGGCCGGGGGACGTCGGATGGAACTGCTGGGCGTGCTCGCCGCCATGCTCTCGAGCGGCCTGGGCGGGGCCTCGGTCGGAGTGACCCGCTACGTGGTGGCGGCAGCCGACCCGATCACCCTGGGCGTGTTCCGGTTCGGCGCCGGCTGCCTGCTCCTCCTGCCGGTGGCGATGCTGCGGCCGGAGCCCTGGCCGGCGCCCGCCGACTGGCCGGGCGTAGCCGGGCTGGGGATCCTGTTCTTCGCGGTCTTCCCGGTGCTGTTCAACGCCTCCCTGGCCTTCACCACCGCCGCCCGCGGCGCCCTGGCCCTCTCCACCCTGCCGCTGCTGACCATGCTGGTGGCGGCCTCGCTGCGCGTGGAGCCGCTGAGCGCCCGCAAGGCCATCGGCGTCGGGGTCGCGATGGCCGGGGTGGCGATCGGGCTGTTGGCCGATCTCGGCCAGGCGCCGGAGGGAGCCTGGCGGGGCGACCTGCTGATGGGGGGCGCCGCCCTGTGCATGGCGCTCTACAATGTCTGGTCCAGGCCGCTGATCCGCCGCTCCGGGCCGGTGCCGTTCACCGCCCTGGCGATGGCGGCGGGCGCTGGCTGCCTGGCGGTGATCGCCGCTGCCCAGGGCGGCTTTGCCGCCACCCTGCGGTTCGGGCCCGGCGAATGGGCCGCGGTGCTTTATCTGGGCGTGCTCGGAAGCGCCCTGACCTTCTGGCTGTGGGCGTTCGCCCTCCAGCACACCACGCCGACCCGGGTCGCGGTCGCGGTCACCGTCAACCCGCTCGCGGCCGGCCTCACCGGCGCTCTGATCCTGGACGAGCCGATGCGCTGGTCCCTGGGGGTGGGCATCGCCGCAGTGCTGGCGGGAATCGGGATCGCCGCCGGGGGCAGGCCGGCCGCCGGGAGCGCCACACCGGCGGCGGTCCCGCGCTAGGCCAGGACGGCGCGGCGCTTCAGCCCGGCGGATCAGAAGGTGCTGGTGACCTTGGACAGGGTGCGGGGCCGGTCCGGGTCGCGGCCACGGGCAAGGGCCGCGGCCGCGATCGCCGGATAGGCCAGCTGCAGGGCGGCCAGCGGCCCGTTGGCCGGGTCGATCGTTGGCAGGCGCCAGTGGTCGCCCGGCTGGTCGCCCACCAGGATCACCGAGGCGCCCTGGCCGGCCAGTTCCGCCGCGGCGGCCCGCACGTCGGCCCCGGTAGGCCCTGGCAGCGCCAGCGCCACCACCAGGAAGCCCGGTCCCACCACCTCGCGCGGGCCGTGGCGGACCTCGGCGGCGGACAGCGCTTCGGCGGACAGCCCGCAGGTCTCCTTCAGCTTCAGGGCGATCTCCAGCCCGGCGGACAGCCCGGCACCCCGGCCGAGCACGAAGGCATGCTCGGCGGCGACGAGCGGCCCGACCGGTAGCCCGCCGCTCTGGGCGGCGGTGGCCTCCAGGTCACCGGGCAGCCGCTCCAGGGCGGCGCGCAGGGACGCGTCCCCGGCAAGATCCGCCAGCAGGGCCTGGATCGCCGCCATCGAGCAGATCACCGACTTGGTGGCGGCGACGCTTTGCTCCGGCCCGGCCCGCTGGTCCAAAACGAACTCCGCGGCCGAACCCAGCGGCGATCCCGCGTCGTTGACCAGCGCCACGGTGCGAGCCCCGGCACGCCGCCCCCAGCTGACCACCTCGACGACGTCGGCCCCCCGGCCGGACTGGGAGATCGCCAGCATCAGCGCGCCCGCGACCCGCAGCCCGGCGCCGTCGCGGGTCACCAGGGAGGGCGGCAGCGACATGGTCGGCAGGCCCAGCCAGCGGGCAAGGCTCCAGGCGGCGAACGTGCAGACATGGTCGGAGCTGCCGCGACCGACCGTCACCGCCAGGGCCGGCGGCCTCGAGCGCAGCGCCGCCGCCACCGCCTGGCGCTCCTGGGCGCCAGTCTCGATCAGCCGGCGCACGGCTACCGGCGCGAAGAGCGCCTCCTGCTGCATCAGGCTGTCCGGTGCCATCCGATCTCTCCTGTTGGCCTTCGCCTCAGAGGCTGCGGTTGCGCTCCTGCCAGACCGCCGCCAGCCGGTCGTTATGAGCGTCGGAGCCTGGCAGCGCCGAGGCGCGCCAGACCGGCGGCGCAAAATCCTGCTCCAGAAGGCGCTCGGCGACCCGCCCGGCCAGCAGCTGCAGGAGCAGCGCCCCGCTCACGCTGGAGAACGCGCCGACCCGGAGGTCCTGGGCCAGTTCCACCACCGCATCCCCTTCGGGCGCGCCATTGTCCAGGACATGGTCGGCCAGCGCGAACAAGGACGGCCGCTCCGGCCGGCTGGCCGCGCAGGCGGGCGAGCCAAGCGCCAGCACGGTCAGCCCGCGCTCCCCGGCCAGCCGCGCCACCTCGACCGTGAGCGGGGTGGTGCCGCTCGACGAGATCGCGATCAGCACGTCGCCGGGCTGCCAGGCATGCCGGGCGACCATGGCCGGCGCCATCGCCGGCAGCCGCTCCAGGGCGGTCTCGACCGCGGCACCCTCGGCGAAGGCCAGCGCCGGGGACGCCATCGGCACAAAGCAGGCCGAGGTGCCGGCCCGGTGATGCAGTTCCAGCGCCAGGCACTGGCCATGCCCGGCGCCGAACAACCAGATCGTCCGGTCGGCCAGCACCGCCTGCACGCAGGCCTCGGCCGCGGCCTCCAGCGTTGCCCGGCCAGGACCCGCCGCCTGTGCCATGAAGGCCGAGAGATGCGCCAGATAATCGTCGATGACCTTGCTCATGGCCCTTGGCCTACCAGCATCCAAAGGCCGCGTCACCGGCCGCGGCGCTGCCGGAGCGGCGGTCGGGCGGGGACGGCGATCCGGAGCGGGCGGAAGCCGCCCGGGAGCGTGCTCACGGCCCGGCCGGATCCACCATCTCTTCTCCTGCCGGAGCGGCATGGTTCATCAGCAGGATCGAGATCCGGCGGTTGCGTGGATCCTCCGGCCGCTCGGGCAGGCGCGGCTCGGTGTCGGCCTTGCCGACCACCTCCGCGATCCGCGCCGCCGCCAGGCCCATCCCGGTCATCGCCAGCCGGGTGGCGTTGGCCCGGTCGGAGGAGAGCCGCCAGTTGTCGCTGCCGGCCCCGCTGGCGAACGGCCGCGAATCGGTGTGGCCGCGGATCGACAGGCGGTTGGGCTGGTCGGCCACCGCGGCCGCCACCACCTCCAGCAGGCGCAGCGCCTCCGGCGACAGGCGGTCGCTGCCGGAGGGAAACATGGCGAGGTTCTCCCGGTCGAGCAGCTCGATGCGCAGGCCGGCCTCGGTGCGGGTGACCTGCAGCTGGTTGCGGAACGGGGCCAGATCGTCGCGGGCAGCCAGGGCCTCGCGGATGCGGTCCTCGACCTGCGCGAACGTCCTGGCATCCTCGGCGTCGCCCGGCATGTCCAGGGCCGGGTCGTCGCCGACGGGTCCAAACGCCTGCACCACCCGGTCCGCCAGCTCGCTGTCGGTCTGCTCGCCGCGGGCGGGGGTCGGCGACAGGTCGAAGGGCGAGGCCGGTGGGATCTGGATGAAGCTCGGCGCCATCGCCATGCTGCCGCGCAGGATGCCGGCATCGCCGCCGGGCGGCAGCCGGCTGACCGAGCCGGGATCGGTGAAATACTCGGCCAGCCCCTCCAGCTTGGCCTTGCTGGTGGTCCCGAGCAGCCACATCAGCAGGAAGAACGCCATCATCGCGGTGACGAAGTCCGCGTAGGCGACCTTCCAGGCGCCGCCATGGTGTCCGCCATGGCCGGCCTCCACCACCTTGCGGACGACGATCCGGCCATCCTTCCTGGGCGCCATGGCCGGTCACGCCGCCATCGGCTCGGCGGGGATCTGCTGGAGCAGTTCCTCGACGGCCTGGAAGTTCGGCTGCAGGTGGGAAGGCACGCTGCCTCGCGCCAGCTCGACCGCGATCGGGGCGGCATGACCCTGCAGATAGGCCACCAGGCAGTCGCGGATGATCGCGTAGAACTGGGCGTCCTCCTCGTAGGTCTGCGCCAGGCGCGAGGCCATCGGCGCGAAGATCCCGTAGGACAGGAAGATCCCGAGGAAGGTGCCGACCAGCGCGCCGCCGATCATCTTGCCCAGGATGTCGACCGGCTGGTCGATCGCGGCCATGGTCTTCACGATGCCCAGAACCGCGGCGACGATCCCGAGCGCCGGGAAGGCATCGGCCATGGTCTGCAGCGCGCCCGAGTTCATCAGCTGCTCGCCGTGATGCTTCTTGAGCTGCCGGTTCATGCTGTCCTCGACCTGCATCGCGTCGTCCATGCTCATGGTCATCATGCGCACGGTGTCGGAGATGAAGTCGCAGGCGAAATGGTCGTGCTGGATCTTGGGGTAGCGGCCGAACAGGGCGCTTTCGTGCGGGTTGTCGATATGCGGCTCGAGCGCCAGCACGCCCTTGGTCTTGAGCAGCTTCACGATGGTGAACATCAGGCAGAGAAGGTCGCGATAGTCGTCCTTCTTCCATTTCGGCCCGGCGAACACCCGCTTGAGGTCGCGCAGCGCGCCCTTGACCACCTGGGTGCCGTTGGCGACCAGGAAGGTGCCGGCCCCGCCGCCGCCGATCATCATCAGCTCGAACGGGGCGGCCTTGATGATCAGGCCGAACTTGCCGCCTGCCAGCGCATAGCCGCCGAAGATCATCACGAACACGAGGACGAGGCCGATGATGGCGAACATGCGCGGACGGCGCCTCCGGTAGGTCTACCGGGGACACCATAGCCGCGATTCCTTGCCTATCCATTAACGGGCCCGGCTTTCCAGGCCCTTCCGTCAGTCGTTGGCGCGATGGGTCTCGCGCAGGAGGCGCTGCTTGTCGCGCTGCCAGTCGCGCTCCTTCTCGCTCTCGCGCTTGTCGACCATCTTCTTGCCGCGGGCCAGGCCCAGCTCGACCTTCGCCCAGCCGCGCTCGTTGAAGTAGATCGAGAGCGGCACCACGGTCAGGCCCTTACGCTGCACGGCCCCCTTCAGGCTGTCGATCTGCCGGCGGCGCATCAGCAGCTTCCGCGGCCGGCGGGTCTCGTGGTTGAACTGGTTGCCGCCGTGGAACTCCGGAATGTAGGCGTTGAACAGCCAGAGATCGCCCTGCATCTCGCCGGCATGGGCGTCGCCGATGGTCGACCGCCCCTCGCGCAGCGACTTCACCTCGGTGCCATTGAGCACCAGGCCGGCCTCGAACCGTTCATCGATGAAATACTCGTACAGAGCCTTGCGGTTCTGCGCGACGACCTTGCGGCCTTCCTGCTTCTTCGCCAAAGCGACCTTCTCAGTTCGTCAAGCCGACCGCGCGCAGCGCCGAGTCGATGCGTTCCTTCGATGCCGGCTGCGGCTCCACCAGCGGGAGCCGGAGCTCCGAGCGGCAGCGACCCAGCCGGGACAAGGCATATTTGGTGGGTGCCGGGCTGCTTTCACAGAACAGCGCCTGGTGCAGCGGCATCAGGCGGCGATGAATCTCCAGCGCCTCGCCGGTGCGGCCGGCGGCCCAGGCGTCATGCAGATCCGCGCACAGCTTCGGCGCGACGTTGGCGGTGACCGAGATGCAGCCATGGCCGCCATGGGCCAGGAAGGCCACGATGTTGGCGTCCTCGCCCGACACCTGCAGGAACTCGCTGCCGCAGGTCTCGGTGGTCAGCAGCGGGCGGACGATGTCGTTGGAAGCGTCCTTGACCCCCACGATCCGTGGCAGCTCGGCCAGCCGGCCCATCGTTTCCGGGGTCATGTCGACGATGCTGCGCCCGGGAATGTTGTAGATGATGATCGGGATGCCGGTCTGCTCGTGGATCGCATGGTAGTGGGCGTACAGGCCGGCCTGGGTGGGCTTGTTGTAGTAGGGCGTCACCACCAGGGCTGCGTCGGCGCCGGCCCGCTCGGCATGCTGGGTGAGGCTGATCGCCTCGGCGGTGCTGTTGGAGCCCGCCCCGGCGATCACCGGCTTGCGGCCGGCCACCACCTCGATGCACAGCTCCACCACCCGCTCGTGCTCGGCGTGGCTGAGGGTCGGGCTCTCGCCGGTGGTACCGACCGGGACGAAACCGTCGGTGCCTTCGGCGATGTGCCATTCGACCAGCTCGCGCAGCGCTTTCTCGTCGACCGCACCGTCGCGAAACGGAGTGACTAGCGCGACGATGGAGCCACGAAACATACTTTTCAACCTTCTGGTTCTTTCGGCTTGGAGCCGTGCCCGTGATCAACGATAGTCGCCTGCGCCTGCCTCCGGCAAGTCGGGGGCACGATCCCTTCGGGAACGGTTACGCGATGCGCAGCGCTTGGTTGCCCGACCTGGCCCCTCCACCCGGGTCCCCCGCCAGCTCCGCCCCTTCTTCCACCCCCTGCCCTCCCCTCCCGCGAAAGACCTGGTGGCGGCCCGCCCTGGCCGCGCTCGTGCTCGGCCTGGCGGTCCTGGCCGCACCGGGGCCGGCCGGCGCCGAGAGCGTGCAGGACGTGCTGCGCGCGGTCGAGGCCGGGCATTTCTCCTGGGCGCGCGCCAAGGCCGACGACGCCGGCGGCGACCTCCTGCGCGACTACGTGGCCTGGCGCGAGCTGCGCGACGGCAAGCCGCTGCCGGCGTTCGACAGGTTCGAGGCGTTCCTGGCCGGGGAGCCCGACTGGCCCAGCATCGGCCGGATCCAGCGCCGCGCCGAGGAGGCCATGGATGCCACCGTCCCGGACCAGGAGGTGCTGGCGTTCTTCGCCAAGCGCGACCCGGTCACCCGCCAGGGCCGGACCCGGATGGCCCTGGCCCTGCTGGACCAGGGCGACCGGGCGAACGCCGCGCGGATCGCCGGGCTGGCCTGGGTGGACGGCCGGTTCTCGGCCGGCGAGGAGCAGTATTTCCTGGTCCGTCTGGGCGAGCTGATCACGCCGGAGCAGCAGCGCGCCCGCCTGGATGCCCTGCTGGCGGCCGGCAGCCGGGACGAGGCACGCCGCCAGGCCAAGCGGCTCGACCAGGGCCATCGCCGGCTGGCCGAGGCGCGCATCCTGCTGCAGTCCGATTCCAGCGGCATCGACCGGGCCGTGGCCGCGGTGCCGGAGGCGCTCAAAACCGATCCGGGCCTGACCCTGGACCGGATCGCCCGGGCACGCCGGGACGGGCGCGACGCCCGGGCACGCGAGCTCCTGCTGCTGATCCGCAGCGCCAAGGCGCAGCCGGCCGCATGGTGGCGGGAGCGGCACATCCAGATCCGCGACCGGATCGATGCCGGCGCCTACAAGGAAGCCTACCGTTTGGCGGTGGCGCACCGGCAGCCCGAGGACCATCCGAGCTTCGCCGACGCGGAATGGCTGGCCGGCTGGCTGGCCCTGAGCTTCCTGGACCAGCCCAAGGACGCCGCCGCCCATTTCCAGAAGATGACCGACGCGGTCGGCTCGCCGATCAGCCTGGCCCGCGGCGCCTATTGGACCGGCCGGGCGCAGGCCAGGGCCGGCAAGCCGGAATGGGCGGCCGAGAGCTGGAGGGCCGCAGGCCGGCACGGCACCGCCTTCTATGGGCAGATCGCCTGGCTGGAGACCGGCCAGGCGCCGAGCCTCCCGTCGCTGGACTTCCCGGCCCCTGGCAAGAAGGCCGAAGCGGCGTTCGCGGAGCGCAGGCAGGTCAGGCTCGCGCGCCTGCTGTGCGCGCAGAACGGCAAGCCCCAGGCCGGGCCGATCCTGGCGCATCTGGCGGAGACGGCCCTGGACGATCCGGCGACGCTTGGCCAGGTGGCCGATCTCGCCGCCTCCTGCGACCGGCTGGACACGGTGGTGCAGACGGCCCGGCTGGGCCAGCGCGGCGGCGACCTGCGGGCCGCGGCCGCCTTTCCGGCACCGCCCTTCCTGGCCCTCATCGACCCGTCCGGGGTCGACCCGGCGCTGGTGACCGCGATCGCGCGTCAGGAGAGCCAGTTCGATCCCCGCGCGCAGAGCCCGAGCGGGGCGCTCGGCCTGCTGCAGCTGATGCCGGGCACCGCCAAGGCGATGGCGCGCAAGCAGGGCCTCGACTATGCCGCCTCCCGCCTGCTGACCGACCCGGTCTACAACGTCTCGCTCGGGCGGACCTACATGGCCGAGCAGCTGCGCCGCTGGGGAGAGCCGGCCCTGGCGATCGCCGCCTACAATGCCGGGCCCAGACGGGTCGACAGCTGGATTGCCCGCTATGGCGACCCGCGCGGCAAGGGGCTGCACCGGCTGATCGACTGGATGGAGCTCATTCCGTTCGCCGAGACGCGCAACTATGTTCAGCGGGTCCTGGAGGGCCGCAACGTCTACCGCCTGCGCTTTGGCTGGAATGCCGAGGTGGCCGGCCACCCGTTCGAACCGAGCTCCAGCGACCCGTCCTGAGCCGCCCGACCGTCCGCCCACCTCCCGGAGATCCGCCTTGCCCGCCGATGACGACCTGCCGCTCTCGATCGACGCGATCCGGGCGGCGGCCGAGCGCCTGGACGGCCTCGCCCTGCGCACGCCGCTCCTGGAGAGCCCGCTCCTGAACGCCCGGCTGGGCGGGCGGCTCCTGGTCAAGGCGGAGTGCCTGCAGCGGACCGGCAGCTTCAAGTTCCGCGGCGCCTACAACGCGGTCACCGCCGCCGGCGGCCGGCCGGTGGTGGCGTTCTCGTCGGGCAACCACGCCCAGGGGGTCGCCCACGCCGCCCAGATCTCCAACAACGCCGCGACCATCATCATGCCGGCCGATGCGCCGCGCACCAAGATCGAGAACACCCGCGCCTACGGCGCCGAGGTGGTGCTCTACGACCGCCGCAACGAGGATCGCGAGGCGATCGGCGCCAGGATCGCGGCGGAGCAGGACGCGGTGCTGGTGCGCCCCTACGACGACCCGCTGGTGATGGCCGGCCAGGGAACCGTGGGGCTGGAGATCGCCCAGCAGTGCCGGGCGCTCGGCATCGTGCCGGACGTGGTGGCGGCGCCTGCCAGCGGCGGCGGGCTGATCGCCGGCATCGCCACGGCGATCCGCGACAGCTTCCCGGACACCGAGCTGCGGGTGGCCGAGCCGGCCGGGTTCGACGACCATGCCCGCTCGCTGGAGCGCGGGGAGCGGGTCGCCCATGGCGGCGCCGGCCAAACGATCTGCGACGCGCTGATGGCGCCGATCCCGGGCGAGCTCACCTTTGTGGTCAACCGGCGGCTCCTGGCCGGCGGGGCGGTGGTGGACGACGAAGCAGTGCGCGACGCGATGCGGGCGGCGTTCCGGTTCTTCAAGCTGGTGGTGGAACCGGGCGGTGCGGTGGCGCTGGCCACCGTGCTGGCCGGCGTGGTGCCCGCCAGGGGCCGGACCGTGGTCGCGGTGCTGTCCGGCGGCAACGTGGATGCCGAGCTGTTCCGGGACGTGCTGGCGGAAAGCCCGGCGGCCCGATGACCGGCCAGCGGGAGACCCGGGTCGACTGGCCCACGGTCGACGGGCTGCGGCTGCGCTGCGTCACCTGGCGCGGCGAGGGGCAGCGCCGCGGCACCGTGGTGATCTGCAACGGCCGGACCGAGTTCGTCGAGAAGTACCAGGGCGTCGTGCCGGAGCTGCTGGAGCGCCGCTTCGACGTGGTCGCCTTCGACTGGCGCGGCCAGGGCCTGTCGGACCGGCTGCTGGCCGACCGGGCCAAGGGCCACATCGAGCGCTACGAGGACTACCAGGCCGACCTTGCCGCGATCACCGAGCTGGTCGAGGCGCGCCGCCTGCCCGGGCCGCGCCTGATGCTGGCCCATTCCATGGGCGGCCAGGTCGGCCTGCGCTTCCTGCACGACCGGCCGGGCTTCTTTGCCGGGGCGGCGATGACGGCCCCCCTGATCCAGATGCGGTTCGGCAACCTTGCCGCCTCGGCCGTCTCGGCCATGGTCCGGCTGATGTGCCTGATCGGCCGGGCGGAGGCCTATGTGCCGGGCCAGGGCCCCAGGCCCTACGCCTACCATCCGTTCGAAGGCAACGTGCTTACCAGCAGCGAGGAGCACTACCTGGCGTTCCGCGCCCTGCTCGAGGCCGATCCGGAGCTGCGCCTGGGCG
Proteins encoded in this region:
- a CDS encoding lytic transglycosylase domain-containing protein — its product is MLGLAVLAAPGPAGAESVQDVLRAVEAGHFSWARAKADDAGGDLLRDYVAWRELRDGKPLPAFDRFEAFLAGEPDWPSIGRIQRRAEEAMDATVPDQEVLAFFAKRDPVTRQGRTRMALALLDQGDRANAARIAGLAWVDGRFSAGEEQYFLVRLGELITPEQQRARLDALLAAGSRDEARRQAKRLDQGHRRLAEARILLQSDSSGIDRAVAAVPEALKTDPGLTLDRIARARRDGRDARARELLLLIRSAKAQPAAWWRERHIQIRDRIDAGAYKEAYRLAVAHRQPEDHPSFADAEWLAGWLALSFLDQPKDAAAHFQKMTDAVGSPISLARGAYWTGRAQARAGKPEWAAESWRAAGRHGTAFYGQIAWLETGQAPSLPSLDFPAPGKKAEAAFAERRQVRLARLLCAQNGKPQAGPILAHLAETALDDPATLGQVADLAASCDRLDTVVQTARLGQRGGDLRAAAAFPAPPFLALIDPSGVDPALVTAIARQESQFDPRAQSPSGALGLLQLMPGTAKAMARKQGLDYAASRLLTDPVYNVSLGRTYMAEQLRRWGEPALAIAAYNAGPRRVDSWIARYGDPRGKGLHRLIDWMELIPFAETRNYVQRVLEGRNVYRLRFGWNAEVAGHPFEPSSSDPS
- a CDS encoding threonine ammonia-lyase; amino-acid sequence: MPADDDLPLSIDAIRAAAERLDGLALRTPLLESPLLNARLGGRLLVKAECLQRTGSFKFRGAYNAVTAAGGRPVVAFSSGNHAQGVAHAAQISNNAATIIMPADAPRTKIENTRAYGAEVVLYDRRNEDREAIGARIAAEQDAVLVRPYDDPLVMAGQGTVGLEIAQQCRALGIVPDVVAAPASGGGLIAGIATAIRDSFPDTELRVAEPAGFDDHARSLERGERVAHGGAGQTICDALMAPIPGELTFVVNRRLLAGGAVVDDEAVRDAMRAAFRFFKLVVEPGGAVALATVLAGVVPARGRTVVAVLSGGNVDAELFRDVLAESPAAR
- a CDS encoding alpha/beta fold hydrolase — encoded protein: MTGQRETRVDWPTVDGLRLRCVTWRGEGQRRGTVVICNGRTEFVEKYQGVVPELLERRFDVVAFDWRGQGLSDRLLADRAKGHIERYEDYQADLAAITELVEARRLPGPRLMLAHSMGGQVGLRFLHDRPGFFAGAAMTAPLIQMRFGNLAASAVSAMVRLMCLIGRAEAYVPGQGPRPYAYHPFEGNVLTSSEEHYLAFRALLEADPELRLGGPTHGWVRAGLRSIAQTHRPAYAAAIQVPVLLARAENEQVVDNPAIGQMAEWLPKGELLEIAQARHEILIEQAPARRAFWDGFDRWLSRIPS